DNA sequence from the Manihot esculenta cultivar AM560-2 chromosome 11, M.esculenta_v8, whole genome shotgun sequence genome:
ATGGAGCAACGTAAAGCTTGATCGAAGAGGAGAAGTGAAATATATATGAAAGCTGCTTATGATATTGTGTGCTTCCATTGTtgcaaatatttataataatgaatACATGGCATCTTTTGTTTGGTGTCCTGAAGCAATACTTTGCTTCCATGGTGGTTTTCGCATCAACCTTATTTCACTTTCTATTTATATGAAACAGTTCGATTCgaattaattcaaataatttttagatacactttttaaattaaaataattaattcaaataggaataatttagaataaattctattaatttgGAATCGTGGCCAATGATGCCCGGGTAATTAGATCAGGATTCTAATAGGATTAGGAAACTTGATTAAATCCCTAAGGCGGCGTGACTTAATACAGTCGGATACAACTTCCTTGTGAATTAGGATCTATATATACAGCGTCGCCGGAGCCACAGTCACAGACTTGAATATCTCTTCGGCAAATAATGGATTCAAGAACCGGCGAGAACCAGGAGAGGAGCAAATACGATTCCGCCATTGATCTTTTTTCTCTGTTGCATGAAGACCTTGTGCTTGATATCTTATCATATTTACCACCGAGGGATGTGGCTCGTTCCTCTGTTTTATCCAAGTCATGGCACCACGTCTGGAATTCCATCCCAACAGAAAATTTCCATTTCTTCTACGACGGACGTCGAGATTCCAATGCTATTAACAACTTCATCAATTCCGTCGATGATTCTTTGCAAGAATTCCGGGGCCGCCAGATTACAAAAATCAAATCATTCTCCTTGTGTTTACCCATTCCTTACGCAGAAGAGTTTCCTTGCCTAGATGATTGGATTGGATTAGTCACCCACCACTGCATTGAAGAGCTACAAATTTGCATTGACTTTGCCATGATCAAGTTTCCTCGGGCCATTTTTCAGGCAAAATCTTTGTCTGTATTGAGATTACAAGGTTTCACTATGAGGGGCACCGTGTTGGGAGGTGATATTACGCTTCCTTGCCTGAAAATTCTGTCTCTATCCGGTGTTTATAATAGTGATTTGATGACAGAAAAGTTCCTGTCGTCTTGCCCTTCGCTTGAGCAATTTTCTATCTTAGCATCAGATTTGAAGAATCTTCATATTTCAAATCTCCCCAAGctcaagaaggtagaagcagaAGTCTCCCATAAAATCCATATTGAAGGATTGAATATTCAAATCCTTCGTTGTACAATATTTCGAAGCAGTGGATTAGAGCTGGAAGAACTTCACTGTAATAATCTGAAGGAGTTGAGCGTACATGCCGACATTACCAACTACTGGATTCAGCAACTTTTTGAGAAATTCCATCTTCTGGAGATTTTGCACTTGAAATCTTTTCAACTCTGCCAAAGGGTTTTTATTTCAAGCCATAAGCTTAAGAGATTAAGCTTAGATTTGAACACACGTCCAGAGGTGCTTGATATTAATGCTCCAAATCTCAAGTCATTAACTTACAGAGGCGAAACTCTCCCTTGTCTCTGTCGTATGAATACATCAAGTCCACAAATTGCCAAAATGGGAATAGATGCCACTAAGGAATTTATTGGGCGGGCGTGGTTTCTTAGGTTGAAGAATTATCTGGGAGTGTTCCACAATCATGAACTCTTGGCTCTAAGTGTTTATTCTAATGAGGTAATATATCAAAACATTatgttattttctttctttttctttctatgTTTCTGCAAATGGCTTGCGTTTTTATCTGTTTTTGCTTTAATGGGTTTTAATGGATGAAGATTTCATTCAATCCGACGGAGTGGACAGACAAATATAGACCTCAACCATGCAGGCTCGAACGTATGGAGATTATTCATGTTAAATCTGCAATTATCAGCAACTATTCAGCTCTTTTGGATGGCCTGCTTTGTTGTGCTCCTCCAAGAATTTTACAGTTTAAATATTTACCCAAGCACAACAGTGAGCTCATAAAGGTAATAAATGGTGAAATCTAAATTAGAAATTTGAGGATCAACTAGCTTTATACATACATGACTGTGATTTCATGATTTTGCAGTTCTTTTATGAGACTTTGACCACCAACATGGAAGAACATCAACAGTGTCCATTTAATTGCAAACTATGGTGTTGGAGGCACATCTTGAAAGATGTTAAGATCAAGATTCAGAAGCATAATGGTGTTGAGCAGAAAGGAGAATTTGTGTCTCTGCAAAATCTTGAATGTGGGGATCTTGTTATTTTTGAATTTACATGGTGAACAGAATATCTACTAGTTGATTTGACTCTCAGCTTATAATCTTTTtggtttaatttgataaaaagttTATATGTTGtttatactttttcttttaatataaagAGTACTAATGGTATTTGATAAGACTTGATTTTCTTTCATTCCCACATATACAAAGCAAAGTACCAAGCATCAATGCAGCAATAGGACATCACAGGATCTACAAACCCATCTATCAGTTTTAAAATCTAACAAATAtttataatcatttaaaatcaaaccctaagataatttaaaatcaaaccctaagataatttggcaaaaatgctccTCCTGCAtgagataatttggcaaaaatgctccttcttctttttcatctCTAAGTATAAATCATTCAACTCTCCTGAACAAAGTCATTCGAGATAAATCTCGAATAAGGTTTAAAGATTGACGTCGTCGTTGTGATTCCGGAAACTCATAATAACCAGTAAACTTCCattaaacctccattgaacattaccttccgaaacaaccgaatcaataaaatgtgAAGAAAAGTCAACTCCAGaaacatacacatgacttttccacattaacgaaaggcctccacccaatccttgtctattgactgagaagcaaccatcaaaatgtaaaaaattattaaaaaatttcatacgaaaactaagagtttttgttttcatcaaaaataaaatgttcggtttgtaactagtaaccaaatccttcaatgcattaactgtccgaGGATTGCCGAGTCCTCGACAATTCCAATACAGGACGATCATTGCTTTCAGCTATCTCGACTTTTGACGAGATGAGCTGCTTCACTGTTGTCATTCGCAGGAGTTTGTTAGAGGCATCCTGTTGAAAGGAAACCCTGTAAcaatgttatgtttagtgtttCTTGACTTTTTTTAGCATCATCATTTATTCGAGTTGCACTGTAAGAATTAGCTGCCAGCTTGTATCGCGTCCCACATCGGGAAATTACGGTAATtctgaattatatataattgctagcacgaaactactaaataacttgggttaaccattttgggccaagcgGAAAGTGggcccaaaagttatttgggtcagtttgggccggactgtttcaattggtatcagagccaccttGGGTCAGACAAATTATGCAGAGCTAATGGACCTACGAGGAAAGGGCTATCCGTGAGAAACGAGGCGGAGccgcccgaggtactagcgaaccacaatacccaagggtCCGGTCTTGGTTAGCAATTGTATTCAATTTAGTTGCAATgaggacgtcgcaaatttagcaGAAGAGAGTGTAAAAATCAACTGCCTGCTTGAGCTGCTAGTTTGTGTCGCGTCCCACGTTGGGAAATTACGGTAATtccgaattgtatataataactaGCACGAatctactaaataatttgggtgAACCATTTTGGATCAAGTGGAAAGTAGTGGGTCAGTTTGGGTCGGGCTTTTTCATGCACTCTCCTTATCAAGCTCAAAACCCAGACCAATTTAGCTAACGTCTCATTATAATAACTAGAAGGAAGGTCTTTAATCAGAATGAGTTAGAGGGATATGGAGAGAATTTTCATTATCTTGTATCTTCTTTCAAACAAGTAGGAATTGATTGTACAACCAAGGGCCCCATtcactatattttcaaaatcaacattattaaaaaaccgAAATAGATATCTTTTTACCtctaattttataatagatacCTCTCTAAAGAatgccataaatctgccaaagaagtctgcatattctgaaaattgattggactGCATGTAAGAAACATCTCCATCAtatagaaatcataagtgaGGATCGGAATATCTCTGGAATTCTTAaatagggataacaacatcttctttttcatcgatagtcaattgacgcaaaTCATCTTCCATGGAGAGGGaaagaagaaattaaatttaagaaagaGGAAAATGCGAGAGTATCGAGCTTAAATATGTCAAAGAGGtttgcatattctgaaaattgattggactGTATGCGAGAAACATCTCCATCAtatagaaatcataagtgaGGATCGGGATATCTCTGGAATTCTTAaatagggataacaacatcttttttttcatcgatagtcaattggcGCAAATCGTCTTCCAtggagagagaaagaagaaattaAGTTTAAGAAAGAGGAAAATGCGAGAGTATCGAGCTTAAATCTGCCAAAGAGGTCtgtatattctgaaaattgattggactGCATGTGAGAAACATCTCCATCAtatagaaatcataagtgatgatcagaatatttctgaaattattaaatagagataacaacattttctttttcatcgatAGTGAATCGACGCAAATCGTATTCCACGAAAAGGGaaagaagaaattaaatttaataaagaagaaaatgcGAGAGTATCGAGGCCAAATGAGGACATAGGAAACTTGCAATTAAttgttatattaaaattattgccacatttatttttctaattaatttatatacttcaatttatttttatttttaaataaaattattttagtaaattttttatttttatttatcatccAAAACCTCGTCATCCATGTCTCTCTGAGGAATCATGGAGAAGACTGTAAGTCAGAGAAGCAACTCCGATGCAGCAATACACACAACTGATCCTTTATCTCTGTTGCCTGAAGCCCTAGTCCACCATATCATATTCTTTCTACAGCTAAGAGGTGGATCGTATCTCCATTTTATCCAAGTCATGGCACCAATTCTGGAATTCCCTCCCAACCCAAATTTCCGATTCTCCTACGGCGGAAGGGAGGATTCTTATGCTACTGACAAGTTCATCAAATTCGTCGATGATTCTTTGCACAATCTCCGCCGTTGCCACCTAGCAAAAGTCAAAGCGTTCTCCTTATTTTTACCCTATTATCAACAACAACTGTATTCTTGCATGGATGATTGGATCGGATTAGTCACCGAGAATTACATTGAAGAGATAAATATTTCCATCTTGCCCTTCGCTTGAGcaattttctcttttatcaTCTCGAAGTGTGAATCTTTGTATTCCAAATCTTCCCAAGctcaagaaggtagaagcagaTATATTGGGTAAAATTCAGATTGAAGCAGTGAATCTTCAAGTTCTTCATTGTGTATGCTTTCAAAATGAATTAGAGCTGAATGGACTTCACTGTAATAATCTAGAGAAGTTGAGACTATCTGCCCCCATTACGAAGAAATGGATTCAGGAACTTTTTTATAAATTCCATTTTCTTGAGAAATTACACTTGCATTCTTTTCAATCCTGCATAAGGGTTTTTATTTCAAGCCATAAACTTAAGAGATTATGCCgttattttaaaactaaaataaattattttatttaattaaatttacaaaaatattatattttgtttaataatattttataaatttgcaTTTTCAAATAAATGTTATTCCCCCAAATTAAGGGTGAATTAGAAATCATTGCTGATACGTGAAGCCGATAAAGATAGTGTGTGGATCCGCAGCTTGCCTGTTCAAACTAATCAAAATGGCAACGCCGCCGGGAGTAAACTTCGAGGGGAATCCTCCGGCAGCGCCGCAGCCTCCTGGGACTGACATGACGGGAATGTGCTTTAGAGATCAACTATGGCTGAACACCTACCCTCTCGATCGAAACCTGATATTCGATTACTTCGCGTTGTCCCCTTTCTATGATTGGACTTGCAATAACGAACAGCTTCGATTGCAGTCCATTCACCCCCTCGATCTCTCCCAGCTCACGTATgtatgtgtttttttttaatttgtttgtttattttggaATGTCAAGCTGTTAATAGGATCTGGTCGgattattttctgtttggtagATAAGAAAGCATAAAGAAGtgggaaaagaaaattaaacagTTCGACATTTTTCCCCTGGCCTATGATTTTGTTTAGAAAACCAGAATTTTATTTCAGAATCTAAAAAGTAAGAGCTTTGTAATGGAATTATGTTAAGTTGATTGGGCATTATTTCCTTCTGGGGTTCTACTTTCTATTATTGGTTATTCAAGCagcaaaattttttcatttgtgATAATTGAAGAACTTGaaagatcttttttttttttttaacatttctAAGGAAAATGACGGGCACGGAATACATGCTGAGCGAAGTGATGGAGCCAAATCTATTTGTTTTTCGTAAGCAGAAGAGGGACAGTCCTGAAAAGGTCACTCCAATGCTGACTTATTATATCTTGGATGGATCAATTTACCAAGCACCACAACTTTGCAATGTCTTTGCAGCCCGAATTgttagtttttcttttcttttctttttgcccGTGTTATTCATGAtagatgatttttttaatttctgttttttttttttttataacaaagaGCAAGAAGTTTCATTGCGCATTTTGCACTTGTACTCGTATGTTGAAGGTGATCCTAAGCTATGTTTCATTAATTTAAGTCTTTAACCATGTGGCAGGGACGGGCTCTATATTATATATCAAAGGCCTTTACTACTGCTGCCTCTAAGCTGGAAAAGATTGGATATGGTATTGAAGCCCTATACTTTTCCTCATTTAGTTGAAtagtttttcttcttcttcttcttattattaCTACTTTGGGGAGCATCCTCACTTCTATTGGAACAACACCTAGTGATGTCAGCCCTTCATGGTTTGTTCAAGTAATTGATGGTGCATTTTtcttctttcagaaatttgatTTGTTTGCATGAATGGAAAGGACTAATTCCATGTTAAACAAATATAGTGAGATTATAGGATAAACAGACTTTTCAATCTACCCAAAAAGATTAACTCAACTTTTACACAAGATTATGAATCAATTTTCTGGTGGCAAACTGATTTATGGATCAATTTTGTTTACTGTCATATTTTTCCTATGATTTTTCAGACTTCCATTGGAAAAATATGTGCAGAATGATTTACGAAAAATTAAACCTGCTGAGGCCCCAATCAGACTAAAGGATGAACAATTAAGCCAACAGTGCCTTCATTAGTTGCCTCTGGAGTAAAGGAGTTGCTGTTACATTTTGATAACAAGAAGTATCCAATCCGgatatttttccttttctcaGCCCCATCGTTTTGGTCATCTCTATTGTCACTGTCCAATTGTAGAAATTTCGTTGCATGCTGATGTATTCAgtgatcttttattttattttcataagtaCTCTTATGCTAGATGTCAATTCATCTTGGTTGCCTCTAAAACAGTCAGCAGTAAGAATGATCACCTTTTGGAATGTGACTTaaccatttataaaattttacaaagATGATTTTCCTCCTATAGTTGATGTTGATAACTTCAGCCTATTGCTTACTAGCACAATAGCAGCATAACTTCTCTCGCTCTCTCTTTTTAGTGTCTCTATTACCACATTTCATAGTGAAAGCCTtctccatctttttttttttttgcctcaGAAGGCCTTCTAAGTCATAGTTAGCTCTTTAAGATTCTTTTGTAACTTCTGATGCAGTTGATGAAGGTGAGGGTGTGCCTTGTGAGCCAAAAACCAATAAAGACTTGATTGACTTCAAGGAAGTTAAGCGAATTGATCATATTCTTGCCTCCTTGCAGCGGAAGGTAACTTTTCACACATCTTCAGCACTCTTCATTTCCATGCATTTTAGATGATTCAAGTTCATAACTAGAATGCTTATTAATTATCCTTTTCTTCTATATCTTTTTCATTATTCCCCAGTAATATGCATGGAGTTATATATAACTTTCAATGCTTTGTTTTAGTGAGAGTAGCATACTTTAACA
Encoded proteins:
- the LOC110626281 gene encoding mediator of RNA polymerase II transcription subunit 6 encodes the protein MATPPGVNFEGNPPAAPQPPGTDMTGMCFRDQLWLNTYPLDRNLIFDYFALSPFYDWTCNNEQLRLQSIHPLDLSQLTKMTGTEYMLSEVMEPNLFVFRKQKRDSPEKVTPMLTYYILDGSIYQAPQLCNVFAARIGRALYYISKAFTTAASKLEKIGYVDEGEGVPCEPKTNKDLIDFKEVKRIDHILASLQRKLPPAPPPTPFPDGYAPPATTEAEKSAETQQGAESQPPVDPIIDQGPAKRMKF
- the LOC110626670 gene encoding putative F-box protein At1g49610, with translation MDSRTGENQERSKYDSAIDLFSLLHEDLVLDILSYLPPRDVARSSVLSKSWHHVWNSIPTENFHFFYDGRRDSNAINNFINSVDDSLQEFRGRQITKIKSFSLCLPIPYAEEFPCLDDWIGLVTHHCIEELQICIDFAMIKFPRAIFQAKSLSVLRLQGFTMRGTVLGGDITLPCLKILSLSGVYNSDLMTEKFLSSCPSLEQFSILASDLKNLHISNLPKLKKVEAEVSHKIHIEGLNIQILRCTIFRSSGLELEELHCNNLKELSVHADITNYWIQQLFEKFHLLEILHLKSFQLCQRVFISSHKLKRLSLDLNTRPEVLDINAPNLKSLTYRGETLPCLCRMNTSSPQIAKMGIDATKEFIGRAWFLRLKNYLGVFHNHELLALSVYSNEISFNPTEWTDKYRPQPCRLERMEIIHVKSAIISNYSALLDGLLCCAPPRILQFKYLPKHNSELIKFFYETLTTNMEEHQQCPFNCKLWCWRHILKDVKIKIQKHNGVEQKGEFVSLQNLECGDLVIFEFTW